The region CCGATGCTCTCGCGACATCAAAGCCATGTCTCTGTTTTAGTTCGGCATTCTTCGCTTCGATTTTATAGCGATGTCTGGCCATTTCTTTAAAATAAGGTGTTTCCTGAAATTTCTTCTGGAAAAGATGGTCGTTACTCTTAATAGCCAATGAATAAGTTTTAAACTTTGCTCCCTCCTGATAACACCCTTCCTTGGAAAGACAATTCTTGCACTTTTCAATGTCAAAGTAATGAGTGACAACTTGATTCTTATTTTGATATTTTTTCCCTGTCCTTGCTTTGCGAACAGCCAAGTGTCCTTCTGGACAGACAAATAGCCCTGCGTCTTTATTAAATTCAAACGCATCCTCTTCTTTACGGTAACTTTTTGAAAAACAGAAGGGTTCAGTTTTGACACCAAATGAATCTTTTCTTTGCGAGTTAGTTGAATGTTGTTCTTTCCCGAATAAGCTGCATGACCAATAATAGTCTCGATGTCCAGACTATTTTCCTTTGTTTTGGCATATAACTCAGGTAAATATTTCCCATCGCTTTGTTCACCAGAAGTGACCACGCAAGCAGTAATAATCCGTTCATCCGTCATAGCGATATGACTTTTATATCCATAGAAAGAGGTGTCGGCTGTCTTATGTCCGAGCCTAGCCTCCTCCTTAACAGAAGCTTCCAAATGTTCTAAGTCGTCCTCGACAGCCTCTTTTAGGTAATTGAACTTTTGAGAAACAGCCGGTAGGGCTAAGAGTTCCTCGTGTTTTTCAACCACAGCCATTAACTCCTCTGTATAGGTCAACTCTGCTTCGAGGTTATCTTCTTGAGGTTTCTTTGGAAATTCTATTTTGATATCTTCTGAATGTTGATAAATTGTTTTACGTAAAGCTTTTGAACGCTCTCTAAGGATTTCTTGGGGTTTCTTATGATTATAATGAGATTTGGTGTGAGTGGCATCCACAATGAGGATTTTACTCTTAATCAAGTTATGTTCGAGTGCAATTTGAACAGACTTCTGAATCAATACATCAAGCAGTTTGTCATCTTTAATTCTTAGCTTTCTAAATTTCGTCAGAGAGGATGGCTCGATAACAGAATCTTCAGGAGCTAGACCAAGAAAAAATTTAAAGGCCATATCTGACAAGGAACGTCCTACCACATCTACATCTGATAACTTATAAATATCTTTTAACAAGAGATATTTGAACATCATAATCGGTGAATAAGCTTTACGCCCAAAATCGGGACGATAATTCTTTTCTAGTTCATCATAAATAAAGCTAAAATCACAGAGTTCAATTAGCTGACGTAAAAAGTGGGTTTTAGGAACCACGATATCATACAAACTAGAATAAGGACTGACATCCATAGTTAACTGATTATCAAGCATTATTTCACCTCATCTCTAGTATAACAAAAAAGCCATCAATTTGATGACTTTTTCAGTGGGCTCATGAAACGCTATGAGTTTTTTTGTTGTACTATATTTTACAATTTATCATTATAAAATAAATGCTGAACTTTTTGAAAGCTTCTAATTTGGAAAAATTAGAATTGCTGAAAAGTAAGAGTACATTAATGATATTTTATGAATATATGTACACACACTAATTAGTTATAAATATGAGAAACGAAAATTATATTAGTGTTGTTGAACTCGGCTAAAGGAAAATGGGAGAAAAAGTTATCAATTGAACGATACTTCAGTACCAATAAAATTGAGTACTAAAGTATACAAAAATTACTAATGGATTGAGACTTTTGTATTTGATTATACTGTAGAGAATATTAGTCAAATAAAATTGTTTTGTTTTCACTAATGCATTTCTTATTATTATCCCAGTAGTTAATACTTTCAAAGCTTCCTTTTCTTAAATAAAGCGGTATCCTTTTTCTTATATCATCTTGCATTGGTATTTTATCAATATCTTTTAGATTCCACCATTTTGGCTCACCTTCATCAGATGTGCTTAGTTCACCAGTAAACTGAGTACATAAAAAGTCATAGAAGACAAATCTCTCATTACCAATTGAATTAGTAAAGCCTGAAATTCCCTTTAATTCAAGATTTAATGCAGTGAGTCCAGTTTCTTCCTTAAGCTCCCGTAGTGCAGCTTCAAAAAAACTTTCAGGGAATTCAACTTTTCCCCCCGGTGGAATCCAGCCAGGAAAATTATCGTGCTGTCTATTAAGTAATAAAATTTCTTGATTTTTCAAAACGCAAATATTAACCCAGTTTTTGATTTTTTCAGTCATATTATCAACCTCCAATAAGTATTTTTTCATATATTAGACTATATGTCAAGAACTATATGCTATTTATGATTGTGACAAATGTGTCTCAGCTAAAGATTGATGATTTTTATGAAATAGCTGATAAACTCTCAGATATGACGATAAAATAATTTTTATAAGGCTAGTTACCCTTATTATACTGTGGCAAAAAATAGAATTTCATTGATTTTCTGTATATATTTTCTAGTGATTCAAATGGGACATATGTGGGTCTTGTTTTACTTTTAAGAAAAGTTGATAATAAAATCAAGATATCTGAAGGATGTGAAGAAATGGATGGTATAGGTTATGTATTGAGGAATTTAAGACTTAATAAAGGATTAACTCAAAAATATATTTATAAGAATTTGTGTAGCCGGAAGCAATTATCTAGAATAGAGAATAATACTTCTTATCCCTCAGTATATCTTTTGTATTATATTTGTCAAAGATTAGAAGTTACTACAGACTATGTTATTAGTCTAACGTTAGAAAGAGGAAATCATGCTAAATGACACAAATAAATTGAAATATGAATTACCGGTTGAATTAGCTGCTCGGGAGCCAGTAGAACTTATGTCAGGGAGTCGAGATAGTTCAAGATTGATTATTGGATTTAAAAATTCAGATAAAATTATTGATGACTATATCTTGAATTTTCATAATTACATTAATCCAGGAGATTTGATTATTCTAAA is a window of Streptococcus mitis DNA encoding:
- a CDS encoding 8-oxo-dGTP diphosphatase is translated as MTEKIKNWVNICVLKNQEILLLNRQHDNFPGWIPPGGKVEFPESFFEAALRELKEETGLTALNLELKGISGFTNSIGNERFVFYDFLCTQFTGELSTSDEGEPKWWNLKDIDKIPMQDDIRKRIPLYLRKGSFESINYWDNNKKCISENKTILFD
- a CDS encoding helix-turn-helix domain-containing protein, with translation MDGIGYVLRNLRLNKGLTQKYIYKNLCSRKQLSRIENNTSYPSVYLLYYICQRLEVTTDYVISLTLERGNHAK